A portion of the Helicobacter pylori NQ4053 genome contains these proteins:
- a CDS encoding GIY-YIG nuclease family protein, giving the protein MHISEVKTAFKIADVEYVKDSTKLNFNYLKDLKDENNQSLSQNILTQNVARVYLIVVDGEIKKIGGSQADGGIKSTLNIYKDGGVKGRPSIRSFGVWYFLYHTILTGAKIEFYMIYQPNFETQVKGLFGFCAIKDASISYKLLEQACLTDYRNNSHDALPEWNVQEQGKDWPNDIKDEHANITQKAQNREKAVHRKAIDKPSKT; this is encoded by the coding sequence ATGCATATTAGCGAAGTCAAAACTGCCTTTAAAATCGCTGATGTAGAATACGTGAAAGACAGCACAAAGTTAAATTTCAACTATCTTAAGGATTTAAAAGATGAAAACAATCAATCTTTATCTCAAAATATTTTAACTCAAAATGTGGCTAGAGTGTATTTAATTGTGGTGGATGGTGAGATTAAAAAAATTGGTGGTTCTCAAGCGGATGGCGGGATTAAAAGCACGCTCAATATTTATAAAGATGGGGGAGTCAAAGGGAGGCCTAGTATTAGAAGTTTTGGCGTGTGGTATTTTCTTTATCACACAATACTCACAGGGGCTAAAATAGAATTTTACATGATTTATCAGCCTAATTTTGAAACTCAAGTCAAAGGCTTGTTTGGTTTTTGTGCAATCAAAGATGCAAGTATAAGCTATAAACTTTTAGAGCAAGCTTGCCTGACGGATTATAGAAACAATAGCCATGACGCATTACCCGAATGGAATGTGCAAGAGCAAGGCAAAGATTGGCCAAACGATATTAAAGATGAGCATGCCAATATCACTCAAAAAGCTCAAAACAGAGAAAAGGCCGTCCATAGAAAAGCGATTGACAAACCTAGCAAAACTTAA